In Clostridium sp., one DNA window encodes the following:
- a CDS encoding pyridoxal phosphate-dependent aminotransferase, whose protein sequence is MFINKFADRMERLGTESAFEVLSRAKQLERQGIDVVHFEIGEPDFDTPKNIIEAGKKALDSGYTHYSAAQGYLPLREAIADYTEKHKHVKTSPEEVVVVPGGKPIIFYTILSLVNSGDEVIYPDPGFPIYKSMIEFSGGTPVSLNIRENNNFRLDVDELKSKITSRTKLIIVNSPANPTGGVLTEEDINSIAQTVKGRNIYILSDEIYTRINYGNIQIKSIASIPYMKDWTIILDGFSKTYAMTGWRIGYGIMNRELAQKVTDLMINSNSCVAGFTQIAGIEALIGPQDQVDRMVEEFKKRRQVIVDGLNSIKGISCRKPEGAFYVFPNIKDTGMKSRQLADYLLNEAGVATLSGASFGSCGEGYLRLSYANSVDKIEMALERMGKALQHI, encoded by the coding sequence ATGTTTATAAATAAATTTGCAGATAGGATGGAAAGACTAGGGACAGAATCTGCCTTTGAAGTGCTTTCGAGAGCAAAACAGCTTGAGAGACAGGGTATTGATGTAGTACACTTCGAAATAGGTGAGCCGGATTTTGATACACCGAAAAATATAATAGAAGCTGGTAAGAAAGCTCTGGACAGCGGATATACACACTACTCGGCAGCCCAGGGATATCTTCCACTAAGAGAGGCGATAGCGGATTATACAGAAAAACACAAGCACGTGAAAACAAGTCCGGAGGAAGTTGTAGTTGTGCCCGGTGGCAAGCCTATTATTTTCTATACCATATTGTCACTTGTAAATTCCGGTGATGAGGTAATATATCCCGACCCGGGATTCCCGATATATAAATCCATGATTGAATTTTCAGGAGGTACACCTGTGTCATTGAATATCAGGGAAAATAACAATTTCAGGCTGGATGTAGACGAGCTGAAATCCAAAATAACGTCCAGAACAAAGCTTATAATTGTAAATTCACCTGCCAATCCGACGGGAGGAGTACTTACGGAGGAGGATATAAATTCCATTGCACAAACCGTGAAAGGCAGGAATATATATATACTGTCAGATGAAATATATACGAGAATAAACTATGGCAACATTCAAATAAAATCAATAGCATCCATTCCTTACATGAAGGACTGGACAATTATCCTGGACGGTTTTTCAAAGACCTATGCAATGACAGGATGGAGAATCGGCTATGGAATAATGAACAGGGAACTTGCCCAAAAAGTTACGGACCTCATGATAAACTCCAATTCCTGCGTTGCTGGATTTACTCAGATTGCGGGTATAGAGGCACTTATAGGACCGCAGGATCAGGTTGACAGGATGGTTGAGGAATTCAAGAAAAGAAGACAGGTTATTGTAGACGGACTGAACAGCATAAAGGGTATCAGCTGCAGGAAACCAGAAGGAGCCTTCTATGTATTCCCGAATATAAAAGATACTGGCATGAAAAGCAGGCAGCTTGCAGATTATCTGCTGAATGAAGCAGGGGTGGCGACTCTTTCAGGTGCAAGTTTTGGAAGCTGTGGAGAAGGATATCTGAGATTGTCTTATGCCAATTCCGTAGATAAAATAGAAATGGCTCTGGAACGCATGGGAAAAGCCCTGCAGCATATTTAA
- a CDS encoding D-2-hydroxyacid dehydrogenase, translating to MKRNILVLIPLEEKNKKLLEQKDISADYVYETPKTVEREQVQAANIIIGNPPVDMVKGSENLEWLQLESAGVGKYTDKDVLPEDAVLTNASGSYGLAISEYMLAVLFELYKKLHLYRDDQAKHIWKYEGEVKSIYRSTALIIGLGDIGGEFAKRVKALGAYTIGVRRKNPSKPDYLDELHFMDDLETLLPRADIVTLSLPATKLTNKIINERTLKLMKKDAVLINVGRGNAIDTDALCDALENGHLLGAALDVTDPEPLPEGHRLWRMKNAVITPHVSGGYSLHETYKRIVRLAISNLEAFVGGKDVVNIVNRSAGY from the coding sequence ATGAAGCGAAATATTCTTGTACTGATTCCGCTTGAGGAAAAAAATAAAAAACTTTTGGAGCAAAAAGATATATCTGCTGATTATGTGTATGAAACACCTAAAACAGTTGAAAGAGAACAGGTACAGGCTGCCAATATTATTATTGGAAATCCACCTGTAGATATGGTAAAGGGATCTGAAAATCTTGAATGGCTTCAGCTTGAAAGTGCCGGAGTAGGAAAATATACAGATAAAGATGTACTTCCGGAGGATGCTGTGCTTACAAATGCATCCGGGTCATACGGCCTGGCAATATCCGAGTACATGCTTGCTGTTTTATTCGAGCTTTATAAAAAGCTCCATTTGTACAGGGATGATCAGGCAAAACATATATGGAAATATGAGGGAGAGGTAAAATCAATTTACAGATCTACGGCTTTGATTATCGGGCTTGGTGATATAGGAGGCGAATTTGCCAAAAGAGTTAAGGCACTTGGAGCCTATACTATAGGAGTTAGGCGTAAAAATCCAAGCAAACCGGATTATCTGGATGAGCTTCATTTCATGGACGATCTTGAAACTTTACTGCCTCGGGCAGATATCGTGACTTTGAGTCTGCCGGCTACAAAGCTTACAAACAAGATTATAAATGAGAGGACACTGAAGCTGATGAAAAAAGATGCCGTGCTTATTAATGTCGGGCGTGGAAATGCTATTGATACTGATGCACTCTGTGATGCCCTTGAAAATGGACATCTTCTAGGGGCCGCATTGGATGTTACAGATCCTGAACCTCTTCCGGAAGGACACAGACTCTGGAGGATGAAGAATGCTGTCATTACACCGCATGTTTCCGGTGGGTACAGCCTTCATGAAACTTATAAGAGAATTGTAAGATTGGCTATAAGTAATCTTGAGGCCTTTGTCGGTGGAAAAGATGTTGTGAATATTGTAAACCGATCGGCGGGATATTAA
- the garD gene encoding galactarate dehydratase encodes MKDEQIFPLYIKVNPSDNVAIIANKNGLKKGVVFDDGLKLLSDVPQANKVVLKDISKDEPIIRYGEIIGYAECDLEKGSWLREDKVRLPKAHSLDELKSGHMIDDYEPLEGYTFMGYRNEDGSVGTKNILGITTTVQCSEGVVNVAIDKIRRELLPKYGNVDDVVALNHLYGCGVAIHGDNAEIPIRTIRNLSRNPNFGGQLLTVCLGCEKLVPTILFPRIENDDLVILQECHGFEEMINEIMRKADRKLEKLNSRTRVQCPVSDLVVGLQCGGSDAFSGITANPAVGFAADLLVRAGAKAMFSEVTEIRDAVHLLAPRTANDEVLAKLVREMKWYDRYLDESHVDRDANPSPGNKKGGLSNVVDKALGSVAKSGSTSIVDVLSPGERIKKKGMTYAATPASDFVCGTMQLSSGMTLQVFTTGRGTTYNLRVAPVIKVSSNTTLKEKWNDLIDLDAGRIASGEKSIEEVGWELFNLILGVASGTKKTYADIHGLYNALGIFNPAPIT; translated from the coding sequence ATGAAAGATGAACAGATATTTCCTTTGTACATCAAAGTCAATCCCAGTGATAATGTAGCTATAATAGCTAATAAGAATGGATTGAAAAAAGGAGTTGTATTTGATGATGGACTTAAACTTCTTTCTGATGTACCACAGGCAAACAAGGTAGTATTGAAGGATATATCAAAGGATGAGCCTATCATAAGATATGGCGAGATAATTGGATATGCAGAATGTGATCTGGAAAAAGGCAGCTGGCTTCGTGAAGATAAAGTGCGGCTTCCAAAAGCGCATTCCCTTGATGAGCTGAAAAGTGGACATATGATTGATGACTACGAGCCACTTGAAGGTTATACCTTCATGGGATATAGAAATGAAGACGGAAGCGTCGGAACTAAAAATATACTGGGTATTACAACTACTGTTCAATGTTCGGAAGGTGTAGTCAATGTTGCCATAGACAAGATAAGGAGGGAGCTGCTTCCAAAATACGGGAATGTAGATGATGTTGTTGCACTTAATCATCTTTATGGATGTGGAGTTGCCATACATGGGGATAATGCAGAAATTCCCATAAGGACCATAAGAAATTTATCGAGGAATCCAAATTTTGGAGGTCAGCTGCTGACAGTATGCCTTGGGTGTGAAAAATTGGTACCGACGATACTTTTCCCCAGAATAGAAAATGATGATCTTGTAATTTTACAGGAATGTCATGGATTTGAGGAGATGATTAACGAAATAATGAGAAAGGCGGACAGGAAACTTGAAAAATTGAATTCCAGAACGCGTGTTCAATGTCCTGTATCCGATTTGGTAGTTGGACTTCAATGTGGTGGAAGTGATGCATTTTCCGGGATCACTGCAAATCCTGCTGTTGGATTTGCAGCAGATTTACTTGTAAGGGCTGGTGCGAAGGCAATGTTTTCAGAAGTAACTGAAATTAGAGATGCGGTTCATCTTCTGGCACCGAGAACAGCCAATGATGAAGTCCTTGCAAAACTTGTAAGAGAAATGAAATGGTATGATAGATATCTCGACGAATCCCATGTGGATAGAGATGCAAATCCCTCACCAGGCAATAAAAAGGGAGGACTTTCAAATGTGGTTGATAAAGCTTTGGGGTCTGTAGCCAAATCGGGAAGTACCAGCATAGTTGACGTACTTTCTCCTGGAGAGAGAATCAAAAAGAAAGGTATGACCTATGCTGCAACGCCTGCCAGTGATTTCGTATGTGGTACTATGCAGCTTTCTTCCGGCATGACATTACAAGTATTTACTACAGGAAGAGGTACAACCTACAATTTAAGAGTGGCACCTGTTATAAAGGTCTCAAGCAATACAACTCTCAAGGAAAAATGGAATGACTTGATAGATCTTGATGCAGGAAGAATAGCAAGCGGGGAAAAGAGCATCGAAGAAGTAGGGTGGGAATTATTTAATTTGATTCTGGGGGTTGCCAGTGGAACAAAGAAAACCTATGCAGATATTCATGGACTTTACAATGCTCTTGGAATATTCAATCCTGCTCCAATTACATGA
- a CDS encoding enolase C-terminal domain-like protein, producing the protein MRGTPEIVDMKVIPVAGYDSMLLTLSGAHGPIFTRNIVILKDNSGNIGLGEVHGGNDITKTLESYIPLVIGRQIGDYRNILNLIRNGGYQAAGNDGRGLQGLNLKNMKFVVKAETAVESALLDLLGKYMNLPVASLLGDGIQRDKVLVLGYLFYIGDKDKTDLPYIDESDNNDIWFRTRRRSALTTEAVVEEAQVLKEKYGFGNFKLKGGVFKGEAEMETMMALKKSFPECVFNIDPNGAWSLNQAIKLCKDMRNTLSYVEDPCGAERGYSGREIINEFKKATGFKVATNMIATNWPQYYHSIILGAVDIPLADPHFWTMNGSVRVAQLCNDWGMTWGSHSNNHFDISLAMYIHVAAAAPGHITAMDTHWIWQDGQHIVKNPLSIKNGYIEVPKRPGLGIDIDMDKVSEANKLYERLDSGDRNDALAMQYLIPGWKFDSKKPCMVRSE; encoded by the coding sequence ATGAGAGGTACACCTGAAATAGTAGATATGAAAGTCATTCCTGTAGCTGGGTATGACAGTATGCTTTTGACATTGAGTGGAGCCCATGGTCCGATTTTTACACGTAATATAGTAATACTCAAAGATAACTCCGGGAATATAGGACTGGGTGAGGTACATGGCGGTAATGATATTACGAAAACATTGGAAAGTTATATACCACTTGTGATAGGCAGACAGATAGGCGATTATAGAAATATATTAAATCTGATACGTAATGGAGGGTATCAGGCTGCCGGAAATGATGGAAGGGGACTTCAGGGATTAAATTTAAAGAATATGAAATTTGTTGTAAAAGCGGAAACGGCTGTAGAATCGGCACTTTTGGATCTATTGGGGAAATATATGAATTTGCCGGTGGCTTCACTTCTTGGCGATGGAATTCAGAGAGATAAAGTACTTGTATTAGGGTATTTGTTTTATATTGGTGATAAGGATAAAACGGATCTGCCATATATAGATGAATCTGACAATAATGATATATGGTTTAGAACAAGGCGAAGATCTGCCTTGACAACGGAGGCTGTTGTAGAAGAAGCTCAGGTACTTAAGGAGAAATATGGCTTTGGGAATTTCAAGCTTAAAGGCGGAGTTTTTAAAGGTGAAGCAGAAATGGAAACCATGATGGCTTTGAAGAAATCCTTTCCGGAATGTGTATTCAATATAGATCCCAATGGTGCATGGTCGCTGAATCAGGCGATAAAATTATGCAAAGATATGAGAAATACATTATCTTATGTTGAAGATCCATGTGGAGCAGAGAGAGGATATTCAGGAAGAGAGATAATAAATGAATTTAAAAAGGCAACAGGCTTCAAGGTTGCTACAAACATGATTGCAACAAATTGGCCTCAATATTATCATTCAATTATTCTGGGAGCTGTAGATATACCTCTTGCTGATCCCCATTTCTGGACCATGAATGGTTCAGTACGTGTTGCTCAATTGTGTAATGACTGGGGGATGACTTGGGGCTCACATTCAAACAACCATTTTGATATTTCTCTTGCCATGTATATACATGTTGCGGCAGCAGCACCCGGACATATTACAGCAATGGACACACATTGGATTTGGCAGGATGGCCAGCATATTGTAAAAAATCCGCTGAGTATTAAAAACGGATATATAGAAGTTCCAAAGAGGCCAGGATTGGGAATAGATATAGATATGGATAAAGTATCAGAGGCAAACAAACTCTATGAAAGGCTGGATTCAGGAGATCGTAATGATGCACTGGCCATGCAGTATTTGATCCCTGGATGGAAGTTTGATAGTAAAAAACCGTGCATGGTAAGGAGTGAATAG
- a CDS encoding DASS family sodium-coupled anion symporter, which yields MPNIVESSFKPNIRFKPLMVSILVGILICLVPRPDSVPINGWYLLAIFVSIIVACALGAVSLGLASFIGIFILTCTHIITTKEAFSSYSEGLIWLIVCADCLSIGITKTGLGKRLAYNIIRKIGRRTIGVGYSLVLCEGILSMLIPSATSRSTGIILPIAKALSEAYGSRAGDGTEKKAGTFLMLTAIHSNLISSSLFVTSSAVNLLAIAMARDLGVKTDITFGLWLLVGIVPVLINFIVVPVIIYFICPPEIKKLDNVEKLMSDNLRQLGSMKKSEKFVVGVFIIVVALWIFGSKLNIDATTVSVLGLIILIASGIVSWEEFTGKRGIWNLVIWLGAFMMMAGQLNKLGIIKWISSIVTNYIQGISWLSALVIICISMYYLHYLFASNMVHFTALFTAFLTILLSIGAPPVLSVFLLVDISALSSGLTHYGIAQGGVYFSEGYVEQRTWWFVGFIVSIVHLVILLVFGMAWWKLIGMY from the coding sequence ATGCCGAATATAGTAGAATCATCATTCAAGCCCAATATCAGGTTTAAGCCCCTGATGGTTTCAATTCTGGTTGGGATATTGATTTGTCTTGTGCCAAGACCGGATTCAGTGCCCATAAATGGTTGGTATCTCCTGGCGATATTTGTTTCTATTATAGTAGCATGTGCTCTTGGAGCAGTGTCATTGGGCTTGGCTTCTTTTATTGGAATATTCATATTAACCTGTACACATATTATAACAACTAAAGAAGCTTTTTCTTCATATAGTGAAGGACTCATCTGGCTGATAGTCTGTGCGGACTGTCTTTCCATAGGTATAACAAAGACAGGACTTGGAAAGCGTCTGGCTTACAATATAATTAGGAAGATAGGAAGGAGGACAATAGGCGTCGGATATTCATTGGTACTATGTGAAGGGATACTTAGCATGTTGATTCCAAGTGCGACTTCAAGATCTACAGGAATAATACTGCCAATTGCGAAGGCACTTTCAGAAGCTTATGGCTCAAGAGCTGGGGATGGCACGGAAAAGAAGGCAGGCACTTTTTTAATGCTCACAGCCATACACAGCAATCTTATTTCATCATCATTGTTTGTTACATCTTCTGCAGTAAATTTATTAGCTATTGCCATGGCCAGGGACTTGGGAGTGAAAACAGATATAACTTTTGGTTTGTGGCTTTTAGTGGGCATAGTACCGGTATTGATAAATTTTATAGTTGTACCAGTAATTATTTATTTTATATGCCCGCCTGAAATAAAAAAGCTGGACAATGTCGAAAAATTGATGAGCGACAATTTAAGGCAGCTGGGCTCCATGAAAAAATCCGAAAAATTTGTGGTAGGTGTATTTATTATTGTAGTGGCCCTATGGATATTTGGATCTAAATTAAATATTGACGCAACAACAGTAAGTGTTTTGGGACTGATAATATTAATAGCATCGGGAATTGTATCCTGGGAAGAATTTACCGGGAAAAGAGGGATCTGGAATCTTGTTATATGGCTTGGTGCTTTTATGATGATGGCTGGACAGCTCAACAAGCTGGGAATAATTAAGTGGATAAGCAGTATAGTTACTAATTATATACAGGGTATATCATGGCTTTCTGCATTAGTCATAATTTGTATTTCAATGTATTATCTGCACTATTTGTTTGCAAGTAATATGGTGCATTTTACAGCATTATTTACAGCATTTCTAACAATATTGCTGAGTATTGGTGCACCTCCGGTATTATCTGTATTTTTACTGGTGGATATATCAGCTTTAAGTTCAGGACTGACCCATTATGGGATAGCACAGGGAGGTGTATATTTTTCTGAAGGATATGTTGAACAGAGAACCTGGTGGTTTGTTGGTTTTATTGTGTCAATAGTACATCTCGTAATTCTTCTTGTTTTTGGAATGGCGTGGTGGAAATTGATAGGAATGTATTAA
- a CDS encoding enolase C-terminal domain-like protein: MGNEQNSIKNTPVVTDLKVIPVAGHDSMLLNLSGAHGPFFTRNILILKDSSGNVGIGEVPGGEKIRETIQDSTPLVVGQSIGKYKSIVNKIKDTFACRDCLGRGVQTFDMRIAIHAMTAIEAALLDLVGKFLGVPVCELLGEGQQRKSVKVLGYLFFVGDRKKTSLPYVNEPDSNDDWSRLRIEEAMTPEAVVRLAEAAEQRYGFKDFKLKGGVLEGEKEIEAVTALHKKFPDARITLDPNGAWSLCEAIDLCKNLNGVLAYAEDPCGAEEGFSGREVMSEFRNEVGLPTATNMIATDWRQMVHSLQMHSVDIPLADPHFWTMEGSVRVAQTCRDWGLTWGSHSNNHFDISLAMYAQTAAAAPGKVTAIDTHWIWQDGQYLTQNPFKIIGGMIDIPDKPGLGVEIDMEQVEKANNLYNKMSLGARDDSVAMQYLIPGWKFNNKKPCLVR, encoded by the coding sequence ATGGGAAATGAACAAAATTCAATAAAAAATACACCGGTTGTTACTGACTTGAAAGTTATTCCTGTAGCGGGTCACGACAGCATGCTGCTTAATCTCAGCGGAGCACACGGCCCTTTTTTTACACGTAATATTTTAATTTTGAAAGACAGTTCTGGAAATGTGGGAATTGGGGAGGTGCCCGGCGGTGAAAAAATACGTGAAACAATACAGGATTCAACGCCATTAGTTGTTGGACAAAGTATTGGAAAATATAAATCAATAGTTAATAAAATCAAAGATACCTTTGCATGCAGGGACTGCCTTGGAAGAGGAGTTCAGACTTTTGATATGAGAATTGCAATTCATGCGATGACGGCAATAGAAGCTGCACTTCTTGATCTCGTGGGAAAATTTTTGGGGGTGCCTGTATGTGAATTGCTTGGTGAAGGACAGCAGAGGAAATCAGTAAAGGTTTTAGGATATCTTTTCTTTGTAGGTGATCGTAAAAAGACAAGCCTACCTTATGTAAATGAACCTGACTCAAATGATGACTGGTCACGTTTACGTATAGAAGAAGCAATGACTCCCGAAGCGGTTGTAAGGCTTGCAGAAGCAGCAGAACAGAGATATGGGTTTAAAGATTTCAAACTTAAGGGCGGAGTTCTTGAAGGAGAGAAGGAAATAGAGGCTGTTACTGCACTTCATAAAAAATTTCCTGATGCACGTATTACACTTGATCCTAATGGAGCGTGGTCATTATGTGAAGCCATAGACTTGTGTAAAAATTTAAATGGAGTTCTTGCGTATGCAGAAGATCCCTGTGGTGCTGAAGAAGGATTTTCAGGGCGTGAAGTAATGTCTGAATTCAGGAATGAAGTTGGACTTCCTACAGCCACAAATATGATAGCGACTGACTGGCGCCAAATGGTACATTCTCTGCAAATGCATTCTGTAGATATACCTCTTGCTGATCCTCATTTCTGGACTATGGAAGGATCGGTAAGAGTGGCACAGACATGCAGGGACTGGGGGCTTACCTGGGGTTCACATTCGAACAATCACTTTGATATTTCACTTGCAATGTATGCACAGACAGCAGCTGCAGCTCCGGGAAAAGTTACTGCTATAGATACCCATTGGATATGGCAGGATGGTCAATATCTGACCCAAAATCCTTTCAAAATTATTGGAGGCATGATAGATATTCCCGATAAACCAGGTCTTGGAGTGGAGATAGATATGGAACAGGTTGAGAAAGCAAATAACTTGTATAATAAAATGTCATTAGGTGCCCGTGATGATTCTGTTGCAATGCAGTATTTAATTCCAGGCTGGAAATTCAACAACAAAAAACCATGCTTAGTAAGATAA
- a CDS encoding DUF362 domain-containing protein → MEIKKGGAVSKLLDGVYIPRMFKVRQIFPRPLIKPEDIPYVVEKELSREKFSRKIKPGMNIAITAGSRGVANVAIITKAIADFVSSKGAKPFVVPAMGSHGGATAEGQVELLESYGITEEFLGCPIKSSMEVITAGTMEGGREVVIDKNAAESDGIIVSCRIKPHNAFRGKYESGIMKMMAVGLGKQVGAERVHSQGMQNIGKNIEQIGKVIIQNAPILFAVPCIENAFDETCKIVGIDSDEIADKEPELLKEAFSNMPKIIVGECDVLIVDEIGKNYSGTGVDPNITGTFSTKYASGGVKVQRTAMLDLSEKSHGNGLGIGLSSVITKKLFDKLDFEKIYPNCITSTVLESARIPCVVADDREAIQLCIKTCVNIDKKNARIVRIPNSLHIEHIMLSEAYYDEIKKYTDIEIESEPEYVKFDEDGNLL, encoded by the coding sequence ATGGAAATAAAAAAGGGAGGAGCAGTGTCCAAATTACTGGATGGAGTTTATATCCCGAGAATGTTCAAAGTTAGGCAGATTTTCCCGCGGCCTTTAATTAAACCTGAAGATATACCCTATGTAGTAGAAAAAGAACTTTCCAGAGAGAAATTTTCACGGAAGATCAAGCCAGGGATGAATATTGCCATTACAGCTGGAAGCAGGGGTGTTGCAAATGTTGCAATAATAACCAAAGCTATAGCTGATTTTGTTTCGTCTAAGGGAGCTAAGCCATTTGTAGTACCTGCAATGGGAAGTCACGGGGGGGCGACTGCTGAGGGGCAGGTGGAACTGCTTGAAAGTTATGGAATTACGGAGGAGTTTTTGGGATGTCCTATTAAATCATCCATGGAAGTCATAACAGCTGGAACTATGGAAGGTGGAAGGGAAGTAGTTATAGACAAAAATGCGGCTGAGTCTGACGGTATCATAGTTTCCTGTCGTATTAAGCCTCATAATGCATTCAGGGGAAAATATGAAAGTGGTATCATGAAGATGATGGCGGTAGGGCTTGGAAAACAGGTGGGAGCAGAACGGGTACATTCACAGGGGATGCAGAATATAGGAAAAAATATAGAGCAAATTGGAAAAGTTATAATTCAAAATGCACCTATTCTTTTTGCAGTACCGTGTATAGAAAACGCCTTTGATGAAACGTGTAAAATAGTGGGGATTGACTCAGATGAAATTGCAGATAAAGAACCGGAACTGCTTAAGGAAGCATTTTCCAACATGCCTAAAATAATAGTCGGGGAATGTGATGTTCTTATTGTCGATGAAATAGGCAAGAATTATAGTGGTACAGGTGTGGATCCTAATATTACAGGTACATTCTCCACGAAATATGCATCTGGTGGGGTGAAGGTACAGAGGACCGCCATGCTTGACCTGAGCGAAAAATCTCATGGAAATGGGCTTGGAATTGGACTTTCGAGTGTTATAACGAAAAAATTGTTTGATAAACTTGACTTTGAAAAAATATATCCAAATTGCATTACAAGCACTGTACTTGAATCGGCAAGAATACCCTGCGTAGTGGCAGATGACAGGGAGGCCATACAGCTTTGTATAAAAACATGTGTAAATATTGATAAAAAAAATGCAAGAATAGTCAGGATACCAAACAGTTTGCATATTGAGCATATAATGCTTTCAGAGGCCTATTATGACGAAATAAAAAAATATACTGATATTGAAATAGAAAGTGAACCGGAGTATGTGAAATTTGATGAAGATGGGAATCTGCTTTAA
- a CDS encoding DUF1667 domain-containing protein has translation MIREYTCIICPNGCEIEADVEGKELVSIEGASCKRGEEYVHQEILDPRRNIASSVLVENGVLPLVSVRLTNPVPKNDIFKVMDEIKKVTIKAPVKMNRVIIKNVLDLGSDVIATKNVEREN, from the coding sequence ATGATCAGGGAATATACGTGTATAATATGTCCAAATGGATGTGAGATAGAAGCTGATGTAGAAGGAAAAGAACTGGTTTCAATAGAAGGAGCATCCTGCAAAAGAGGAGAAGAATATGTGCATCAGGAGATTCTGGATCCTCGTAGAAATATTGCTTCATCTGTTCTTGTTGAAAATGGAGTTCTACCTCTTGTAAGTGTCAGACTTACAAATCCAGTGCCAAAAAATGATATATTCAAGGTAATGGATGAAATAAAAAAAGTCACAATAAAAGCACCGGTTAAAATGAACCGGGTAATTATAAAAAATGTACTTGATCTTGGCAGTGATGTAATTGCAACAAAAAATGTAGAAAGGGAGAACTGA
- a CDS encoding NAD(P)/FAD-dependent oxidoreductase, whose product MAVIKKDVVIIGGGPAGLAAAVELKTKGISDIIILEREKQLGGVLRQCIHDGFGLTRFKRTLSGPEYSQKFIDKVDELGIEYITNTTVIDITSKRIVTAVSRNGLLKYEARAVVLAMGCRERTRGAIGIPGTRPSGVYNAGVAQAYVNLYNKMIGREIIILGSGDIGMIMARRMTLEGAKVKAVFEIQPYPSGLPRNIEQCLNDYDIPLYLSHTITAIKGNSKLEGITVCKVDEKMKPIPGTEKDYTCDTLILSVGLIPENELSLAADVVLDNRTKGAIVDENYQTSVEGIFAAGNVLHVHDLVDFVSLEAEGLADSVEEYINTGGFDRSNIDIVAGDNIGHTVPQKISGKKDFQLSMRVRKPIKNCRIEVAQSGNVIKTVKLKKAVPAKMIQFKINREDIKSMDNIEVAAK is encoded by the coding sequence ATGGCTGTTATAAAAAAGGATGTTGTAATTATAGGGGGAGGACCTGCAGGACTTGCGGCTGCGGTAGAACTTAAAACTAAAGGTATTTCGGATATTATAATACTTGAAAGGGAAAAACAACTTGGTGGTGTTCTAAGGCAGTGTATTCATGATGGATTTGGACTTACAAGATTCAAAAGAACTTTGTCAGGTCCTGAATATTCCCAGAAATTCATAGACAAGGTTGATGAACTTGGAATTGAGTATATTACAAACACTACGGTTATAGATATTACCTCCAAGAGGATTGTTACAGCTGTATCCAGAAATGGATTGTTGAAATATGAAGCAAGAGCAGTTGTACTTGCAATGGGATGCAGGGAGAGAACAAGAGGGGCAATTGGTATTCCTGGGACAAGACCCTCGGGAGTATATAATGCAGGTGTTGCACAGGCCTATGTAAATTTGTACAACAAGATGATAGGCAGGGAAATTATAATACTTGGCTCAGGTGACATAGGGATGATAATGGCCAGAAGGATGACGCTTGAAGGTGCAAAAGTAAAGGCAGTCTTTGAAATACAACCGTACCCCAGCGGACTTCCAAGAAATATTGAACAATGTCTTAATGACTATGATATTCCGCTTTATTTGAGTCATACAATTACTGCAATTAAAGGGAATTCGAAGCTTGAAGGTATTACAGTATGCAAGGTTGATGAAAAGATGAAACCAATACCAGGAACTGAAAAGGATTATACCTGTGATACACTGATTCTTTCGGTTGGATTGATACCTGAGAATGAACTTTCGCTTGCTGCAGATGTTGTTCTTGATAATAGGACAAAGGGAGCCATTGTAGATGAAAACTATCAGACAAGTGTTGAAGGGATATTTGCTGCAGGAAATGTGCTTCATGTCCATGATCTGGTTGACTTTGTGTCTCTTGAAGCAGAGGGGCTTGCAGATTCAGTGGAAGAATATATAAATACAGGAGGATTTGACAGATCTAATATAGATATTGTGGCAGGTGACAATATAGGACATACAGTACCGCAGAAAATAAGCGGAAAGAAGGATTTTCAGCTTTCCATGAGAGTAAGAAAGCCTATAAAGAACTGCAGAATTGAGGTTGCTCAGTCAGGAAATGTTATAAAAACAGTCAAATTGAAAAAAGCAGTACCGGCAAAAATGATCCAGTTTAAAATAAACAGGGAAGATATAAAATCTATGGATAATATAGAGGTGGCGGCAAAATGA